A region of Subdoligranulum variabile DNA encodes the following proteins:
- the gnpA gene encoding 1,3-beta-galactosyl-N-acetylhexosamine phosphorylase, protein MQDSKPRGRVTIPTDIDVIPQTKELLARWGADAIRDCDGTDFPQELKDTGAKVYATYYTTRKDNAWAKAHPEEVQQCYIMTAFYTADEGPLSIPLMKGISPELMQPNTRDDITRWWEVVDRTTGQPIPAAAWCYDESTGCVIIDKPAPYHEYTVSFLAYLIWDPVHMYNAVVNDWKDFEHQITFDVRQPKTHQYTMERLRKFIETHPYVNVIRYTTFFHQFTLMFDELKREKYVDWYGYSASVSPYILQQFEEEVGYKFRPEFIIDQGYYNNQYRVPSKEYKDFQAFQRREVAKLVREMTDITHEYGKEAMMFLGDHWIGTEPFMPEFQQAGVDAVVGSVGNGSTLRLISDIKGVKYTEGRFLPYFFPDTFHEGGDPVREAKENWVTARRAILRSPIDRIGYGGYLKLACEFPEFLDYVESVCNEFRELYGNIKGTTPYCVKTVAVLNCWGKMRAWGCHMVHHALYQKQNYSYAGVIEALSGAPFDVKFISFDDIKADPHVLDSIDVLINVGDGDTAHTGGKVWEDPEIAAAVKGFVYRGGGLIGVGEPGGHQYQGRYLQLAAPLGVEKETGFTLNYDKYNWEEHRDHFILADCPDHDVDFGEGKKSIYALEGTEILIQRDKEVQMAAHDYGQGRGVYISGLPYSFINNRVLYRAILWAAHAEDQLHTWFSTNCNAEVHAYVKNGKYCVVNNTYEPQDTTVYRGDGSSFDLHLDANEIRWYEI, encoded by the coding sequence ATGCAGGATTCCAAACCCCGCGGTCGCGTCACCATCCCCACCGACATCGACGTGATCCCCCAGACCAAAGAACTGCTGGCGCGCTGGGGCGCCGACGCCATCCGCGACTGTGACGGCACCGACTTTCCGCAGGAACTCAAAGACACCGGCGCCAAAGTCTACGCCACCTACTACACCACCCGCAAGGACAATGCCTGGGCCAAGGCCCACCCCGAGGAAGTGCAGCAGTGCTACATCATGACGGCGTTCTACACCGCCGACGAGGGTCCGCTGTCCATCCCGCTGATGAAGGGCATCAGCCCCGAGCTCATGCAGCCCAACACCCGGGACGACATCACCCGCTGGTGGGAGGTGGTGGACCGCACCACCGGCCAGCCCATCCCTGCGGCCGCCTGGTGTTATGACGAGAGCACCGGCTGCGTCATCATCGACAAACCCGCCCCCTACCATGAGTACACCGTCAGTTTCCTGGCCTACCTGATCTGGGACCCTGTGCATATGTACAACGCCGTGGTCAACGACTGGAAGGACTTTGAGCACCAGATCACCTTCGACGTGCGCCAGCCCAAGACCCACCAGTACACCATGGAGCGGCTGCGCAAGTTCATCGAGACTCACCCCTACGTCAACGTCATCCGGTATACCACCTTCTTCCATCAGTTCACCCTGATGTTCGACGAACTCAAGCGGGAAAAGTACGTGGACTGGTACGGTTATTCCGCCAGCGTCAGCCCTTATATTCTCCAGCAATTTGAGGAAGAGGTGGGTTACAAGTTCCGCCCCGAGTTCATCATCGACCAGGGCTACTACAACAACCAGTACCGGGTGCCCAGCAAGGAGTACAAGGACTTCCAGGCCTTCCAGCGCCGGGAGGTGGCGAAACTGGTGCGGGAGATGACCGACATCACCCACGAGTACGGCAAGGAAGCCATGATGTTCCTGGGCGACCACTGGATCGGCACCGAACCTTTCATGCCGGAGTTCCAGCAGGCCGGGGTGGATGCCGTGGTGGGCAGCGTGGGCAACGGTTCCACCCTGCGCCTGATCTCCGACATCAAAGGCGTCAAGTACACCGAGGGCCGGTTCCTGCCCTACTTCTTCCCCGACACCTTCCACGAGGGCGGCGACCCCGTCCGGGAAGCCAAGGAAAACTGGGTCACCGCCCGCCGGGCCATCCTGCGCAGCCCCATCGACCGCATCGGCTACGGCGGCTACCTGAAACTGGCCTGTGAATTCCCCGAGTTCCTCGACTATGTGGAGAGCGTTTGCAACGAGTTCCGGGAGCTGTACGGCAACATCAAGGGCACCACGCCCTACTGCGTCAAGACGGTAGCCGTGCTGAACTGCTGGGGCAAGATGCGGGCCTGGGGCTGCCACATGGTGCACCACGCCCTCTACCAGAAGCAGAACTACAGCTACGCCGGCGTCATCGAGGCGCTGTCCGGCGCGCCCTTTGATGTGAAGTTCATCAGCTTTGACGACATCAAGGCAGACCCCCATGTACTGGATTCCATCGACGTGCTCATCAACGTGGGCGACGGCGATACCGCCCACACCGGCGGTAAGGTCTGGGAGGATCCCGAAATTGCTGCGGCGGTCAAGGGCTTTGTCTACCGCGGCGGCGGCCTCATTGGCGTGGGTGAGCCGGGCGGCCACCAGTACCAGGGCCGGTACCTGCAGCTGGCAGCCCCCCTGGGCGTGGAGAAGGAGACCGGCTTCACCCTGAACTACGACAAGTACAACTGGGAGGAGCACCGGGACCACTTCATCCTGGCCGACTGCCCCGACCACGATGTGGACTTCGGCGAGGGCAAGAAGAGCATCTACGCCTTGGAGGGCACCGAGATCCTGATCCAGCGGGACAAGGAAGTGCAGATGGCCGCCCATGACTACGGCCAGGGCCGCGGCGTCTACATCAGCGGCCTGCCCTACAGCTTCATCAACAACCGGGTGCTCTACCGCGCCATTCTGTGGGCGGCCCATGCCGAAGACCAGCTGCACACCTGGTTTTCCACCAACTGCAACGCGGAAGTCCACGCCTATGTCAAGAACGGTAAATACTGCGTGGTCAACAACACCTACGAACCGCAGGACACCACGGTCTACCGGGGCGACGGGTCCAGCTTTGATCTGCACCTGGACGCCAACGAGATCCGCTGGTACGAGATCTGA
- a CDS encoding carbohydrate ABC transporter permease, with amino-acid sequence MNKNKGRSRFLVLCLAPATILFFVFMIIPTLNVFRMSLFERGAYSPNETFVGLKNFQMLVTDTQFIRSMQNMILLVVIVTIITFGFALVFAGILTREKIKGQNFFRVVFYIPNILSVVVIAGIFSAIYKPENGMLNSIIGLFTTMTDPILWKGETLVIPSLIMAMVWQAIGYYMVMYMASMSAVPESLYESANLDGAGRVTQFFQITIPLIWTNIRTTLTFFIISTINMAFLFVKAMTSGGPNGASDVALNYMYSQKDAGLYGYSMAIGVVIFLFSFALSAVVNKVTDREPLEF; translated from the coding sequence ATGAATAAAAACAAGGGCCGCAGCCGGTTCCTGGTGCTCTGTCTGGCACCGGCTACCATCCTGTTTTTCGTATTTATGATCATCCCCACCCTCAACGTCTTCCGGATGTCGCTGTTTGAGCGGGGCGCCTACTCCCCCAACGAGACCTTCGTGGGGCTGAAAAACTTCCAGATGCTCGTTACCGACACCCAGTTCATCCGGTCCATGCAGAACATGATCCTGCTGGTGGTCATCGTCACCATCATCACCTTCGGGTTTGCCCTGGTCTTTGCCGGCATCCTGACCCGGGAGAAAATCAAAGGCCAGAACTTCTTCCGGGTGGTGTTCTACATTCCCAACATCCTGTCGGTGGTGGTCATCGCCGGTATCTTCTCGGCCATCTACAAACCGGAAAACGGCATGCTCAACAGCATCATCGGCCTCTTCACCACCATGACCGATCCCATCCTCTGGAAGGGCGAGACCCTGGTCATCCCCTCGCTGATCATGGCCATGGTCTGGCAGGCCATCGGCTACTACATGGTCATGTACATGGCCTCCATGTCCGCCGTGCCCGAGAGCCTCTATGAGAGCGCCAACCTGGACGGCGCCGGCCGGGTGACCCAGTTCTTCCAGATCACCATCCCCCTGATCTGGACCAACATCCGCACCACCCTGACCTTCTTCATCATCTCCACCATCAACATGGCTTTCCTGTTCGTCAAGGCCATGACCAGCGGCGGCCCCAACGGTGCCTCCGACGTGGCGCTCAACTACATGTACAGCCAGAAGGACGCCGGTCTCTACGGCTACAGCATGGCCATCGGCGTGGTGATCTTCCTGTTCTCCTTCGCGCTGTCCGCTGTGGTCAACAAGGTCACCGACCGCGAACCGCTGGAATTTTAA
- a CDS encoding DUF6903 family protein yields MAFWKEHPALRIAAIAVLFVLALVLIVAGWGMTGELAGLGIMVLGVALLLAALAIYNKPFEDGKPGKK; encoded by the coding sequence ATGGCATTCTGGAAAGAACATCCCGCTCTGCGCATCGCGGCCATCGCGGTACTCTTCGTGCTGGCCCTGGTGCTCATCGTGGCCGGCTGGGGCATGACCGGCGAACTGGCAGGCCTTGGCATTATGGTGCTGGGCGTGGCCCTGCTGCTGGCCGCCCTGGCCATCTACAACAAACCGTTCGAGGACGGCAAACCGGGAAAGAAATAA
- a CDS encoding phosphotransferase enzyme family protein — translation MEYCFEHPDVLAAWDWGGTVAGALPYGEGHINATHCIYVQLPDGDSRRYILQKINTATFTDPDGLMENICGVTEYLRQQAVARGADPARVTLQVIPTKDGKPYYRDAQDGCWRVYAFVENTVCLQQVQTPEDFYQSAVAFGNFQKQLAGYPAATLHETIPHFHDTPRRFDNFEKALAADTMGRAKDVAAEIAFVRARKADCAYMTDLLAAGKLPLRVTHNDTKLNNILFDKATGEGLCVIDLDTVMPGLAANDFGDSIRFGANHNAEDEPDQSKVHFALNLFEIYTKGFLQAAGDAFTPLEKETLPWGAKLMTLECGIRFLTDYLEGDHYFHTTRPGQNLDRARTQFKLVQDMEDCWAQMAAIVEKYS, via the coding sequence ATGGAATACTGTTTTGAACACCCCGATGTGCTGGCTGCCTGGGACTGGGGCGGCACGGTAGCCGGTGCCCTTCCCTATGGTGAGGGACACATCAACGCCACCCACTGCATCTATGTACAGCTGCCCGACGGGGACAGCCGCCGCTATATTCTGCAGAAAATCAACACCGCCACCTTCACCGACCCCGACGGTCTGATGGAGAACATCTGCGGTGTGACGGAATATCTGCGTCAACAAGCTGTGGCACGGGGTGCCGATCCCGCCCGGGTGACGCTACAGGTCATCCCCACAAAGGACGGCAAGCCGTACTACCGGGATGCCCAGGATGGCTGCTGGCGGGTCTACGCCTTTGTGGAAAATACCGTCTGCCTGCAGCAGGTCCAGACGCCGGAGGATTTTTACCAGAGCGCGGTAGCCTTCGGCAATTTCCAGAAGCAGCTGGCCGGCTACCCCGCCGCCACCCTGCACGAGACGATCCCCCATTTTCACGACACGCCCCGCCGGTTCGACAACTTCGAGAAGGCCCTGGCCGCCGACACCATGGGCCGGGCCAAGGACGTAGCCGCGGAGATCGCTTTCGTGCGCGCCCGCAAGGCCGACTGCGCCTATATGACCGATCTGCTGGCCGCCGGCAAGCTGCCGCTGCGGGTCACCCACAACGACACCAAGCTCAACAACATCCTGTTTGACAAGGCCACCGGCGAAGGCCTCTGCGTCATCGACCTGGACACCGTCATGCCGGGTCTGGCCGCCAATGATTTCGGAGATTCCATCCGGTTCGGCGCCAACCACAACGCCGAGGATGAGCCCGACCAGTCCAAGGTGCACTTTGCCCTGAATCTCTTTGAGATCTACACCAAAGGATTCCTCCAGGCCGCCGGGGACGCCTTTACCCCCCTGGAAAAGGAGACCCTGCCCTGGGGCGCCAAGCTCATGACGCTGGAATGCGGCATCCGCTTCCTGACCGACTACCTGGAGGGCGATCACTACTTCCACACCACCCGGCCGGGGCAGAACCTTGACCGGGCCCGCACCCAGTTCAAGCTGGTGCAGGACATGGAGGACTGCTGGGCGCAGATGGCCGCCATCGTGGAAAAATACAGCTGA
- a CDS encoding carbohydrate ABC transporter permease, which yields MQQKTSSRSGERLYMAFIYLVLALLAISILVPVAWVFMASIKQNSEFYGNPWALPAGFYWQNFVEAWNGAKMGSYMLNSVIVTALALVLLLVIALPAAYCLARFKFMGQKLLHTLFMAGLFINVNYIVVPIFLMLRDGDNWLKNLTGTSFLLNNLFVLAVVYAATALPFTIYLLSGYFATLAHDYEEAAYIDGAGYGTTMIRIIFPMAKPSIITIILFNFLSFWNEYIISMTLMSSTSAPRTLPVGLLNLMQAQQSAAQYGTMYAGLVLVMLPTLILYICVQKQLTQGMTVGGLKG from the coding sequence ATGCAACAAAAAACATCCTCCCGTTCGGGCGAACGGCTGTATATGGCGTTCATCTACCTGGTCCTGGCGCTGCTGGCCATCAGCATCCTGGTGCCGGTGGCCTGGGTCTTCATGGCGTCCATCAAACAGAATTCGGAATTTTACGGCAACCCCTGGGCCCTGCCCGCCGGTTTCTACTGGCAGAACTTCGTGGAAGCCTGGAACGGCGCCAAAATGGGTTCCTACATGCTCAACTCGGTGATCGTCACGGCGCTGGCCCTGGTACTGCTCCTTGTCATCGCCCTGCCCGCCGCCTACTGCCTGGCCCGCTTCAAATTCATGGGGCAGAAACTGCTGCACACCCTCTTCATGGCGGGGCTTTTTATCAACGTGAACTACATCGTGGTGCCCATCTTCCTGATGCTCCGCGACGGCGACAACTGGCTGAAAAACCTCACCGGCACCAGCTTTTTGCTGAACAACCTCTTTGTGCTGGCCGTCGTCTACGCCGCCACCGCCCTGCCTTTCACCATCTATCTGCTGTCGGGCTACTTCGCCACCCTGGCCCACGATTACGAGGAAGCCGCCTACATCGACGGCGCCGGCTACGGCACCACGATGATCCGCATCATCTTCCCCATGGCCAAACCCAGCATCATCACCATCATCCTGTTCAACTTCCTCTCCTTCTGGAACGAATACATCATCTCGATGACGCTGATGAGCTCCACCAGCGCGCCCCGCACCCTGCCGGTGGGTCTGCTCAACCTCATGCAGGCCCAGCAGAGCGCCGCCCAGTACGGCACCATGTACGCCGGCCTGGTGCTGGTCATGCTGCCCACCCTCATCCTCTACATCTGCGTGCAGAAACAGCTGACCCAGGGCATGACCGTGGGCGGCCTGAAAGGCTAA
- a CDS encoding TspO/MBR family protein, which produces MKKWGFFVFPVIALAVGGLAGFLSRTGLETVYPLLEKSPLTPPGAVFPIVWSVLYLLMGVGLGLVVYKGGAGVTQAVVFWALQLALNFSWSLLFFGGGYYFAALLCLVILWLAILAMIAAFAAVSRPAAWLQIPYLLWVTFAGYLNGAVWLLNR; this is translated from the coding sequence ATGAAAAAATGGGGATTTTTTGTGTTTCCGGTTATCGCACTGGCCGTGGGCGGCCTGGCGGGATTTCTGTCCCGCACAGGGCTGGAAACGGTCTATCCGCTGTTGGAAAAATCGCCGTTGACGCCGCCGGGGGCGGTGTTTCCCATCGTGTGGTCGGTGCTCTATCTCCTCATGGGCGTCGGGCTGGGGCTGGTGGTGTATAAAGGCGGGGCAGGGGTGACCCAGGCGGTGGTGTTCTGGGCTTTGCAGCTGGCACTGAATTTCAGCTGGAGTCTGCTGTTCTTCGGCGGCGGGTATTATTTTGCGGCGCTGCTCTGCCTGGTGATCCTCTGGCTGGCCATCCTGGCCATGATCGCTGCCTTTGCGGCCGTCAGCCGTCCGGCGGCCTGGCTGCAGATCCCCTATCTGTTGTGGGTGACCTTTGCGGGGTATCTCAACGGGGCGGTCTGGCTGCTCAATCGGTAA